The Aedes aegypti strain LVP_AGWG chromosome 3, AaegL5.0 Primary Assembly, whole genome shotgun sequence genome contains a region encoding:
- the LOC110678936 gene encoding uncharacterized protein LOC110678936 has protein sequence MDSPRNSASLENIELENPEDIKRENSKLENTFVEEEMSDQKESNSDHSDLPEGVNYYPPQESKHSLRPTPTPSVRSFNSQRSMQSLHQWHALSLPKSHHLEDNIQSFKEVLDDEKKDNLKRQLSNQKILREVTGYKYLNRCSQPPATPQLPSSRRKSVDAQKREEIMRKFNARLKRDAFDRLMAKVFTELPRLVLEEDVTNMSKLPPETQQMINVIFSTLIDLGGKPLTAHDHELYCHLAVGLARFVESVVDSVRTQVYSNASIVNGEDRKRQLRTRQERCSMTTGLLGNMNETIVSIQRSREILKPENPIEQYMTEKF, from the exons ATGGATAGCCCAAGAAATTCAGCTTCATTGGAAAACATTGAATTGGAAAACCCTGAAGACATAAAACGAGAAAATTCGAAACTAGAAAATACATTTGTCGAAGAGGAAATGTCTGACCAAAAAGAATCCAACTCGGATCATTCGGATCTACCAGAAGGAGTAAATTACTATCCACCCCAAGAATCCAAGCATAGCCTGAGGCCGACCCCAACCCCATCGGTGAGAAGCTTCAATAGTCAACGCTCAATGCAGTCTTTACATCAATGGCATGCATTGTCGCTGCCAAAGTCTCACCACTTGGAGGATAACATACAAAGCTTCAAAGAAGTGCTAGACGatgaaaaaaaagataatttaaAAAGACAGTTGAGCAACCAGAAAATACTCAG GGAAGTAACGGGTTACAAATACCTAAACCGTTGCTCGCAACCTCCAGCAACACCCCAACTGCCAAGCAGCCGTCGCAAATCAGTAGACGCTCAGAAACGGGAAGAAATAATGCGAAAGTTCAACGCTCGACTAAAGAGAGACGCTTTCGACCGACTCATGGCCAAAGTCTTCACCGAGCTGCCCCGTCTAGTGCTAGAAGAAGACGTCACAAACATGTCGAAACTGCCGCCTGAGACGCAACAAATGATTAACGTGATCTTCTCCACACTCATCGATTTGGGCGGCAAACCGCTAACCGCCCACGATCACGAACTGTATTGCCACCTTGCCGTAGGTTTGGCACGATTTGTTGAAAGTGTTGTTGATTCGGTTCGAACGCAAGTTTACTCCAATGCAAGCATCGTCAACGGAGAGGACCGTAAACGGCAGTTACGGACTCGACAGGAAAGATGTAGCATGACGACGGGCCTTCTGGGGAATATGAACGAGACTATTGTTAGCATTCAGCGATCAAGAGAAATACTGAAACCGGAGAACCCCATAGAACAATATATGacagagaaattttga